Part of the Vagococcus jeotgali genome, CTGAGTACCGACTGTGTGTCTTAATTTATGTGGTGTCATTTTAGTTTTAAATGAAGCACTGTATTTACTTACTAATTTTTCAACTGTTGATTGATCAATTCTTTTAGCTTCTTGTTTGTAGGTTGTTAAAAACAAAGATTTTTCTCTTTGATCAGGTTGATAGAGCTTTTCTCTGGCGTGATAGTAAGTGGTGATATGGTCCATAAACATAGAGGAGATCATAGTAGTATCTCTAAAACCACCTTTTCTAATTACAGTAGCTTCCATATTATGAATATCTAAGTCACTGATTTTCATGTTTACTAACTCAGACAATCTAATACCCGTTCCTAAAAACAAAGCAATAATCGCTAGGTCTCTTTCTTTATTACGTCTAAAAGCATGTACAGCTTGATGGCTAGTTAATGTTGCTTCATAATCATGATTGATATATTCTAAAAATGCCACTGATTCTGAGCCGATCAAAATCTTCTTTTCAATAGCCCGTGATCTATCTTGAAGTGTTCGTCCTGTCTTCACGTTATCAATTTTCAACATGACATTTTGAGATAAGTAAGGTTTTCCCTTGTTATCCTCAGTTTGATTTGCTAAGTAGTGAAATAAGGAGCGTAGAGCGGTAATCGCTCTTTGAATTGTGACATGACTTCGTAAGCCTCCATCTTGTGTGGTTCCTTGCCTTGGTGATGACATCAAATAAGATTTATATAAATCCATATCTTCTTTTTTTAGTTTTTCCAAGTCACTGATTGAAATATAAGATATCTCAACTTGGACCACAGACTCTGCCACTAACCATTCAAAGAATCGTCTGAATTCTTTGGCGTACTCATATAAAGTCACAAGGGAGTAGGGGACAATACTTTTAGCTTGAACATATTCATGAACAAGAGGTGGTAATGTTTCTAACTCCTGATTTAATCGATTTAAATTTTTTTCATTTGACATCTTAGTAGCCTCCTAGCGAACTTATGTTCTGAATATATAGTATAGCTTACTTATCCAATTGTCAATCACGCTTAGTCTATATATTGTTTCTTCTTATTTTTTATCATATAATACGGGAAATGTGAAGATTCAGGGAGATAGTCATGACAAATTATAAGATAAGAAAACATATGGATGATTTAATGGTATTTGCTAAGACACTACCAGGATCTAATGTGTATTACCGTGAAGATTG contains:
- the xerS gene encoding tyrosine recombinase XerS, with the protein product MSNEKNLNRLNQELETLPPLVHEYVQAKSIVPYSLVTLYEYAKEFRRFFEWLVAESVVQVEISYISISDLEKLKKEDMDLYKSYLMSSPRQGTTQDGGLRSHVTIQRAITALRSLFHYLANQTEDNKGKPYLSQNVMLKIDNVKTGRTLQDRSRAIEKKILIGSESVAFLEYINHDYEATLTSHQAVHAFRRNKERDLAIIALFLGTGIRLSELVNMKISDLDIHNMEATVIRKGGFRDTTMISSMFMDHITTYYHAREKLYQPDQREKSLFLTTYKQEAKRIDQSTVEKLVSKYSASFKTKMTPHKLRHTVGTQLYKNTNSLLTVSHQLGQTGTSATSLYTHIVDKEKRDAINDLWQN